In Amia ocellicauda isolate fAmiCal2 chromosome 7, fAmiCal2.hap1, whole genome shotgun sequence, one genomic interval encodes:
- the pcyt1aa gene encoding choline-phosphate cytidylyltransferase A: protein MEAHGSERLVSRKRRKEGSNGEAEDGERPVKLQRCTVGLTHPAPFADELEAPKSPYQRVTMEEAKKGTPLNRPVRVYADGIFDLFHSGHARALMQAKGLFPNTHLIVGVCSDDLTHKFKGFTVMNEDERYDAVSHCRYVDEVVRNAPWTLTPEFLGKHRIDFVAHDDIPYSSAGSDDVYKHIKDAGMFAPTQRTEGISTSDIITRIVRDYDLYARRNLQRGYTAKELNVSFINEKKYHLQERVDKVKRKVRDVEERSKEFVQKVEEKSIDLIQKWEEKSREFIGNFLQMFGPEGALKHMLKEGKGRMLQAISPRQSPNSSPTRERSPSPTFRLPFFTKTSPPSSPHPSAARGYPISEDEEDED from the exons ATGGAGGCCCATGGCTCAGAAAGGCTCGTGtccaggaagaggaggaaggagGGATCGAATGGAGAGGCGGAGGACGGGGAGCGGCCTGTTAAGCTCCAGCGCTGCACTGTG GGCTTGACACATCCTGCACCCTTTGCAGATGAGCTGGAAGCACCGAAGTCACCCTACCAGCGGGTAACTATGGAGGAGGCAAAGAAAGGGACCCCAT tgAACCGGCCTGTGCGCGTCTATGCTGATGGGATTTTTGACCTGTTCCACTCGGGCCATGCACGTGCTCTGATGCAGGCCAAGGGACTGTTCCCCAACACACACCTCATCGTGGGCG TGTGCAGTGATGATCTCACACACAAGTTCAAGGGCTTCACAGTGATGAACGAGGACGAGCGCTACGACGCTGTCAGTCACTGTCGCTATGTCGACGAGGTTGTACGCAACGCGCCCTGGACCCTCACGCCGGAGTTTCTTGGCAAGCACCGG ATTGACTTTGTTGCCCATGATGACATCCCATACTCCTCTGCAGGTAGCGATGATGTCTACAAACACATCAAAGACGCAG GCATGTTTGCACCGACGCAGCGGACTGAGGGCATCTCCACATCAGACATCATCACGCGTATTGTCCGTGACTATGACCTGTACGCCCGCCGCAACCTACAGAGGGGCTACACCGCCAAAGAGCTCAACGTCAGCTTCATCAAT GAGAAGAAATACCACTTGCAGGAGCGAGTGGACAAGGTGAAGAGGAAGGTGCGCGATGTTGAGGAGCGCTCGAAGGAGTTTGTGCAGAAGGTGGAGGAGAAGAGCATCGACCTCATTCAGAAGTGGGAGGAGAAATCCCGGGAGTTCATCGGGAACTTCCTGCAGATGTTTGGGCCTGAGGGGGCGCTG AAACACATGTTGAAGGAAGGCAAGGGGAGGATGCTGCAGGCCATCAGCCCCAGACAGAGTCCCAACAGCAGCCCGACCCGCGAGCGCTCGCCCTCCCCCACCTTCCGCCTGCCCTTTTTCACCAAGACCTCGCCTCCCTCCTCTCCGCACCCCAGCGCCGCCCGTGGATACCCAATCAGCGAGGACGAGGAAGATGAGGACTAA
- the nmur1a gene encoding neuromedin-U receptor 1 — protein sequence MARYNCSNQDFLHPLGDQPGCILSTLCNSSSHHLLGNWTLDLCLSQDELLEKYLGPRRSSVFLPVCITYLVIFVVGAVGNALTCIVIARNKVMRTPTNYYLFSLAVSDLLVLLLGMPLELYEMWSNYPFLFGKGGCYFKTFLFETVCFASILNVTALSVERYIAVVHPLRAKYMVTRTHAKRVIVTVWAISLLCAIPNTSLHGIYYLPTGSGHQIHESAICTLVKPRWMYNLIIQITTLLFFLLPMMTISVLYLLIGLQLKHEKMLQVLEAKTSLGRDSYHSIQTQQQKIRRRQVTKMLFVLVVVFGICWAPFHTDRLMWSFIDHWTVDRHLIFQYVHIISGIFFYLSSAVNPILYNLMSTRFREMFTEVMCRRSRHPGVRNYSLSVTRVTLRSTVCETPPGNGPALSDGEDYDIYLECHHDNKTTMT from the exons ATGGCCAGATACAACTGCTCTAACCAAGATTTTCTGCACCCACTGGGAGACCAGCCAGGCTGCATCCTGAGCACACTGTGCAACAGCAGCTCCCACCACCTGCTGGGAAACTGGACACTGGACCTGTGCCTCAGCCAAGATGAGTTGCTGGAGAAATACCTGGGCCCCCGCCGGTCTTCAGTCTTCCTGCCCGTCTGTATCACTTACCTGGTGATCTTCGTGGTGGGGGCCGTGGGCAATGCACTGACCTGCATCGTCATTGCCCGGAACAAGGTGATGAGGACGCCCACCAACTACTATCTCTTCAGCCTGGCTGTGTCCGACCTGCTGGTGCTCCTGCTGGGCATGCCACTGGAGTTGTATGAGATGTGGAGCAACTACCCATTCCTCTTTGGCAAGGGTGGCTGCTACTTCAAGACTTTCCTCTTCGAGACAGTGTGCTTCGCCTCCATCCTGAATGTGACGGCACTGAGTGTGGAGCGCTACATCGCCGTGGTTCACCCACTCAGGGCCAAGTACATGGTGACGCGAACCCATGCCAAGCGCGTCATCGTCACGGTGTGGGCCATCTCCTTGCTCTGCGCCATCCCCAACACCAGCCTGCACGGCATCTACTACCTGCCCACAGGCTCTGGACACCAAATCCATGAATCCGCCATCTGTACTCTGGTGAAGCCGCGCTGGATGTACAACCTAATCATCCAGATCACCACACTGCTGTTTTTCTTGCTGCCCATGATGACCATCAGCGTGCTATACCTCCTCATCGGCCTGCAGCTCAAGCACGAAAAGATGCTGCAGGTGCTGGAGGCCAAGACCAGTCTGGGCCGGGACAGCTACCACAGCATCCAGACCCAGCAGCAGAAAATCAGGAGGAGGCAGGTCACCAAGATGCTCT tcgtgttggtggtggtgttcggGATCTGCTGGGCACccttccacacagacaggctgaTGTGGAGCTTCATCGACCACTGGACGGTTGACCGGCACCTCATCTTCCAGTACGTGCACATCATCTCTGGCATCTTCTTCTACCTCAGCTCTGCCGTGAACCCCATCTTGTACAACCTCATGTCCACGCGATTCCGCGAGATGTTCACCGAGGTGATGTGCCGCCGCTCACGCCACCCGGGCGTCCGGAATTACTCCCTGAGCGTCACCCGCGTCACGCTGCGCAGTACGGTGTGTGAGACACCGCCTGGCAATGGCCCTGCGCTTTCCGATGGCGAGGATTATGACATCTACCTAGAGTGTCATCATGACAACAAGACTACCATGACCTAG